Genomic DNA from Bacteroidota bacterium:
TTGCAGGCAAAAAATAGAATAATTAGGGTTAAAATTAAAATGGGCTTAATAAATTTAAAAATACTTTTTTCCATGACAAAAAATTATTAATATTGTTACAAAATTTTTATAAAGTTAAAAAAAATAAATTAATTCTTAATTATTAAGATTATGAACAAAAAATATTTGAGTATAGTACCGGTATTATTATTTATTTCCTTACTTCTTCCTTTATTAAGTCATGCTCAAACTGAGATAGAAGATGTTCTTTATTTAAAAAATGGCGGAGTGATTAGAGGACAAATAATTGAACACAAAATTAACGAGCATGTCAAAATAAAATGCTCTGATAGAAATATTTGGGTTTTCGAGCAAAGCGAAATAGATAGAATCGCTAAAGAAGAAATTCCTAAACTTCAAAAATATAAAGTAAAAGATAAGGGCTATGTTAACAATACTGATTTTGGATTGCTAATTAATAATAATGATTATTTCGAAGTTCCATTAAACTTTTTGATGGTGAATGCCTACAAATTTCCGTTCAACACAACTCTGGGAATTGGGACAGGTATCGAACGTTTCAATTTTCCTGTGATACCACTATTTTTAGATGCAAAATATTATGTTTTCGATAAGAAAGTTAGCCCCGTCTTTATGTTGCAAAGTGGTTATTCTTTTTCGTTCGAGAAAGATCGAGACGATTTTGAAACAAAAGGAGGATATATGTTCAATTTAGGTTGCGGAGTGCGTGTTTTCACATCAAATTCAACAGCTTGGCTATTTAGCATATCATATATGTATCAGGAATTGGAAACTATAGAAAATTATTATTGGGACAATAGTGAGATAAAAACCAAATATTTCTTAAATAGTATAAATATTCGCATAGGATTTTATTTCCAATAAATTCGAATTTCAGCTCAAATTCCTTATAATTCCATTTACATTTTTACTTTTGCAAAAAATGTAATTTGAATATGATTATTCATAATGATTTGAATAAATTTTTTGCAAAGAATCCTGTTGTTTCAGTAGGGATGTTCGATGGCGTGCACATTGGTCATATGCACATTGTGGATCGTTTGCGGCAGATTGCAACAGAAATTCAGGGCGAAACAGTTTTGATTACTTTTTCTCCACATCCACGATTGTTTTTTAATCCTCACGACAAAAACCTGCAACTTTTAAATTCATTCGATGAAAAAATTGAGCTTATAGAAAAATCTGGACTTGATCATTTACTTATTATTCCTTTCACTGCTGATTTTGCGAATTTAACTTCCTGCCAATTTATAGAAAATATTTTAGTGAAAAAACTAAGAATAAGTCAACTGATTGTAGGATATAATCACAGGTTCGGGAAAAATAGGGAGGGCAATTTTCAAAACCTTGAAAAATGTGCTTCAATTTTTAATTTTAGAATTGAGAAACTCGGAGAAATTAAAATCGAAAACGAAACTATTAGTTCAACACTTATTCGGCAAACTTTAAAAAGCGGAGATCTTAGCCGTGCAAAAAAATATTTGAACTACAGATATTTCATAAATGGCACAGTTACCGATGGACATAAAATTGGCAGAAAATTGGGCTTTCCAACTGCAAATATCAAAATTGACGATGAAAATAAATTATTACCTGAAAATGGAGTTTATGCAGTTGAAGCATTTCTTGAGGGAAAAAAATATTTCGGAATGTTAAATATTGGAACTCGCCCTACTTTTTCAAAAAATGAGCAAATCAAAACTATAGAAGTTCATATATTCAATTTTCGTGAAAATATTTACATGAAGAAAATAAAACTGATTTTTATTGAAAAAATAAGAAACGAAAAAAGATTTGAGGACTCAAAACAATTGATAGTGCAATTAGAAAAGGATAGAAAATCTGTTATTCAAATTTTAAATAATTAGTTTGCTTAAATAATCAATTTCAAGAAATGAAATACGCTAAGTTTACAAAATATATTATATGGATTTTACTAATCATTTATCTGATATTAATTTGGCAATTAGTCAGATTTGAAAGTAGCAATCCAAATTCTAACATCAAAAACATTTATGATGGCCTGTGGTATTCGGTAATTACGCTTACAACTGTAGGCTACGGCGATTTTTATCCGGTAACTCCTGCAGGAAAAATTCTTGGGCTCATTATTGTTTTGAGCAGTTTGGGCTTGTTGGGCTATTTAATTGGAAATTTAACAAATAAAATCAGGAACTATATGGAAAGTAAAAAACATGGGCATTTTGGTGTCGATTTTGAAAATCACTTCATTATTTTTGCTTGGGATAGATTTGGGCATTTAGTTACAGATCAAATAATTAAAGCTCAAAAGAAAGTCGCAATTGTTACAAACAATAAAAATGATGTAGAAACTATATATGAGCTTTTTGGAAGAGAAAAAGTTTTCGTTTTTTATTCTGATTATGACAACTTCGAGGCATTCAAAAAAATAAATATAGAAAAAGCCTCTTCGGTTTTTATAAATTTTACTGACGATACCGAAACATTGGTTCAGGTAATAAATCTGAAAAAGTTTTATTCAAACATTAAGTTTGTTGTTTCTCTTGACAAGCCCGATTTGAAAGAAACTTATCATGCTATCGGTGTAACTTATGCGATTTCTAAAAACGAAATTGCTTCAAAACTTGTAGCAAGCTATATTTTCGAACCTGATGTGGCACACATTACCGAAGATTTAATGGCAACCACTATTGACAAAGACGACTATGATATTCAGGAATATAAAGTAACCACAGGAAACCCGTACCTGAATCATGACTATTTACAATCGTTCATCGACCTGAAAAAAACCTACGACTGCGTGATGATTGGAATAAGCAAATATAACTCTGGGAATCGAGAATTATTAAAAAACCCTACTGAAGGAGTAAATATTGAGCAAAACGATTATCTGATAATCATGTCGAACGGAAACACAAAAAAGATGATCGAAGCATCATTTGGGATAAAGGAAGGTAGAAGTGATTGAGATTTTTTGTTATGAATTTTTATTTGAGGAGCATTAAATCTGGAGCTGATTTGTTTTCATAAAATTCACCATTTTGCCAAATTGTTTCTCCAAAAGGAATATTACTTTTAAACAAGCAAATATTTATTTGTCATAAATGTATCCTATTTTCCGACATGGCAAACTCCACATGAGCTTTGATTATGCCCTTTCACATGAGCTCCTTGCTCTTTATCGTACATAAATAATCATAGTCTAAATTGCGACTTTTTTCAATATGACCCTCGCAATACTGATGATCATTATCTTACAAGAAAGCCGTTTAGAATAACATTTGATAACCAAAATTATCATAACAATTTCCAATATAGTGGCTTTTACCACAACTTCTTCAGGGGTAGTGTACGCTATTTTGAAATTAGTGCAGCAGTTCCAAAACTCGAATCGGAACAGTGAAAAATTGCGTTTATAGCTATGAGCAATTAATTTATGTTTGATACAAAAATAGCATTATCAAAATTTAGTCCAAATAGAATTTAATACAATAATCTATACTATTTTGGTGTACGCTATCGAACAAATCTTGCTTTATTATCGAACAAAATACATCGATATATTTTGTTGCAAACTAAGTTAAATATCTGTTTTTCAATTCGTTTCATTCTTTGGCACTCTTTTAGTAAAGCCATGTTTGTAAATTATTAACCTTAAAATTTTATTGCCATGAAAAAAATTGTAATGAGCCTTTTAGTTGTTTGTTTTTTGAGTTTAAGTTATGCATTTGCTGCCGATAGCCCAAACCCAATTCCGGTATCCAAAAAGTCGAATGTAAACAAAATCTTAAAAGAAATGATTAAATATCCAACTTTTGCTTTAGAAAATAGCATTGAAGGATGTGTACATGTTTGTTTTAAGATAAATAGCGAAGGGAAAATTGTAGTAGAAAAATCTAATTTTATAAACAAAGAGCTGAAAGATTATGTTTTGAATGAGCTGAATGAAATAACTTTTTTACCCAGCGATTTCCTTGTTGATCAATCCTTAAACATAAAATTTTCATTTGTTCTTTTATAAAACTATTGTTCCCTCTGCATAAAACATAGCTTTATAGCAGAACGTTTTTGAGTTTATTGAATTATTTAACCCCACCTAAAGCCTGAATTTATTCAGGCTTTTTTTATTCCATAATCCTTCACTATTACATATATTTAGATATTAATGAAATATAAATAT
This window encodes:
- a CDS encoding bifunctional riboflavin kinase/FAD synthetase, yielding MIIHNDLNKFFAKNPVVSVGMFDGVHIGHMHIVDRLRQIATEIQGETVLITFSPHPRLFFNPHDKNLQLLNSFDEKIELIEKSGLDHLLIIPFTADFANLTSCQFIENILVKKLRISQLIVGYNHRFGKNREGNFQNLEKCASIFNFRIEKLGEIKIENETISSTLIRQTLKSGDLSRAKKYLNYRYFINGTVTDGHKIGRKLGFPTANIKIDDENKLLPENGVYAVEAFLEGKKYFGMLNIGTRPTFSKNEQIKTIEVHIFNFRENIYMKKIKLIFIEKIRNEKRFEDSKQLIVQLEKDRKSVIQILNN
- a CDS encoding TrkA family potassium uptake protein, which translates into the protein MKYAKFTKYIIWILLIIYLILIWQLVRFESSNPNSNIKNIYDGLWYSVITLTTVGYGDFYPVTPAGKILGLIIVLSSLGLLGYLIGNLTNKIRNYMESKKHGHFGVDFENHFIIFAWDRFGHLVTDQIIKAQKKVAIVTNNKNDVETIYELFGREKVFVFYSDYDNFEAFKKINIEKASSVFINFTDDTETLVQVINLKKFYSNIKFVVSLDKPDLKETYHAIGVTYAISKNEIASKLVASYIFEPDVAHITEDLMATTIDKDDYDIQEYKVTTGNPYLNHDYLQSFIDLKKTYDCVMIGISKYNSGNRELLKNPTEGVNIEQNDYLIIMSNGNTKKMIEASFGIKEGRSD